From the genome of Neodiprion pinetum isolate iyNeoPine1 chromosome 3, iyNeoPine1.2, whole genome shotgun sequence, one region includes:
- the LOC124214721 gene encoding hemocyte protein-glutamine gamma-glutamyltransferase, whose amino-acid sequence MTSSEPLVVDSVYLYEKENAVAHHTGNYELVHLEPPTPVLRRGQPFNVAVRFNRPYVDSTDIVRLLFSFGPNPNVMKGTRGINTVTNRDTYLHDLESWGVRMVGSSAEDLSVEVRSPVDSPVGIWQLNIETTTLGSKKAPNTFQFEKDIYVLFNPWVKEDLVYMENQRLLDEYVTNDTGKIWVGALGSCRGREWVFGQFDACVLPACQLLLERSGIKAISRGDPVKMTRAISRIVNSNDDQGVLTGRWDGEYSDGTAPASWTGSVPILEEFLKSGEAVNYGQCWVFAGVVTTVCRALGIPSRVISNMVSAHDANASLSVDRYYNADNEELEYDPENPLGEDSVWNYHVWNDVWMARPDLPMGYGGWQAIDATPQETSDGFYQCGPTSVEAIKQGAVGYNYDVPFMLASVNADLMRWKENSESDFGWSKIECNKYHIGRMILTKAPYIFDPNGDKDRQDITSFYKAKEGTDAERLTLYRAVRGTERAKRFYAVPDPAKEDVEFDLVELERIKIGEPFAVTVRIENKSNQPRNISAILSAGSVYYTGVKANLVKRATGEFTVQPGGTEKLKLTVTVDDYLDKLVEYAIMKLYAIATVKETRQTWAEEDDFQVLKPPITIKIQDDLSVGKPAAISLSFTNPLKKTLTECKFNYAGPGLARNKTLAFRDVAPGELVHVEHQLIPQKAGQQTIIATFTSKQLVDVTGSKSVEVFEN is encoded by the exons ATGACGTCTTCTGAGCCATTGGTTGTGGACTCTGTTTATCTGTACGAGAAGGAAAATGCAGTGGCACATCACACAGGAAATTACGAGCTGGTACACCTGGAGCCGCCAACGCCGGTTCTCCGACGGGGACAACCCTTCAATGTGGCTGTGCGTTTCAACCGGCCATACGTGGACTCAACGGACATCGTTCGTTTGTTGTTCAGCTTTGGCCCAAATCCTAATGTGATGAAGGGGACCAGAGGAATCAACACTGTCACCAACAGAGATACTTATCTACATGATTTAGAATCCTGGGGTGTACGTATGGTTGGTTCCAGTGCGGAGGATTTGTCCGTCGAAGTTCGGAGCCCCGTTGACAGCCCAGTCGGCATTTGGCAACTGAATATAGAAACAACTACGTTGGGCAGTAAGAAAGCGCCCAACACATTTCAATTCGAAAAAGATATCTATGTCTTGTTTAATCCATGGGTAAAAG AGGACCTTGTGTATATGGAAAATCAAAGACTGCTAGATGAGTACGTGACAAACGACACTGGAAAGATCTGGGTTGGTGCTTTGGGAAGCTGTCGTGGCAGGGAATGGGTTTTCGGTCAATTCGATGCCTGCGTTCTTCCGGCTTGTCAACTGCTGCTTGAAAGGTCGGGCATCAAGGCAATATCTCGTGGGGATCCCGTTAAAATGACCAGAGCCATATCGAGAATT GTTAATTCAAACGATGATCAAGGTGTTCTTACCGGTCGATGGGACGGGGAGTACTCTGATGGAACTGCCCCCGCTTCATGGACTGGCAGCGTACCAATCCTGGAAGAATTTCTGAAAAGTGGAGAGGCGGTAAACTACGGGCAATGTTGGGTCTTTGCCGGCGTAGTAACGACCGTTTGTCGGGCTTTGGGTATACCTTCGAGGGTCATCTCGAATATGGTCTCTGCACACGATGCAAATGCCTCTTTGTCCGTTGATCGTTATTATAACGCCGATAATGAAGAGCTTGAATACGATCCGGAGAACCCCCTAGGCGAAGATTCAGTCTGGAATTACCACGTGTGGAATGACGTGTGGATGGCTAGGCCAGATCTTCCCATGGGATACGGTGGTTGGCAGGCGATTGATGCTACGCCTCAGGAAACTTCCGATGGATTTTATCAATGTGGACCAACATCTGTTGAAGCAATCAAGCAAGGTGCCGTTGGATACAATTACGATGTTCCATTCATGCTAGCTTCCGTCAACGCTGATTTGATGCGGTGGAAAGAAAATAGCGAAAGTGATTTCGGTTGGAGTAAAATAGAATGCAACAAGTACCA cATTGGACGTATGATTCTGACCAAAGCACCGTACATTTTTGACCCAAACGGTGACAAGGACAGACAAGATATCACTTCATTTTACAAAGCTAAGGAAG GTACCGATGCGGAGCGCTTAACTCTGTACAGGGCGGTCCGTGGTACGGAGAGGGCAAAGAGGTTTTACGCGGTTCCTGATCCAGCTAAAGAAGACGTTGAATTTGATCTGGTTGAGCTAGAAAGAATCAAGATCGGAGAGCCTTTTGCCGTGACAGTTCGCATTGAAAACAAGTCTAACCAACCACGCAATATCAGCGCGATTTTGTCAGCCGGAAGTGTCTACTATACCGGAGTGAAAGCCAATTTAGTGAAAAGGGCAACTGGGGAATTCACCGTTCAGCCCGGTGGCA cggaaaaattgaaattaactGTAACTGTTGATGACTACCTGGATAAGTTGGTTGAGTATGCCATCATGAAGCTGTATGCTATCGCTACAGTTAAAGAGACAAGACAAACATGGGCCGAAGAAGACGATTTTCAGGTTTTGAAACCACCTATTACCATTAAG ATTCAAGACGACCTTTCAGTTGGAAAGCCAGCAGCAATTTCGTTGAGTTTTACAAATCCGTTGAAGAAGACCTTGACGGAGTGTAAATTCAACTATGCTGGACCAGGATTGGCGAGAAACAAGACATTGGCGTTCAGAGACGTTGCTCCAGGTGAGCTGGTGCATGTGGAACATCAATTAATACCGCAGAAGGCTGGGCAACAAACGATCATCGCTACTTTTACATCCAAGCAACTCGTTGACGTCACAGGCTCGAAGTCGGTTGAAGTGttcgaaaattaa
- the LOC124214719 gene encoding serine-rich adhesin for platelets — MEPYESTSRNAIADTVQSLQNHRHDEAVTAFETLKLPISNSACTKKSINRCKMLLRNSTVNNSTNNSRSIVSPQTVLKNQKLSIKKYGGNSIVQSSISDALNNERVHSLALSSQKKKKYTNSEHARHKKLQLPAASMSSTVKNPANIVTKSVMKPYNATSLAKMKTFPTRELGTEKSEVVLMERSNIQPPAEVSKIKARKPRSKSKTWTRVSNKIGRARDTEIPLEHTNDYIPLTGLKASVNRDFPLPKKTSSPKDIIQLLEELIKYSNHETSIPSTHTVPVVTRCNGHVKDTNESTSKPVASKVRKEANTGSKLQPSQFSIDNKIKESSKHQSSQVKISEAIAKGCNTLSKTLCSERRPSLSNKDFELHSNINIEEIKTRAYTETNANDVTRGYSRTSISSVGCRTHLSEEPNSMSCLSSKYCQVSSTSLASYEMSEEIISNQISDSILTSDGSQKVVNGFKEQVDVIENTRLLSNNRIQRFRKDQNIEVNSDVIPKKKFAKRHVRALEMLKKILSDYGVSNERLSKAENKSRDRCRYDSIKRELSVTRSLDANLINQGNSDEIVSRISSSDRNFSRLLFSKLATLSESESDLHYMEVATMTSAKDLVVKTNDNTELNRIEAICTDKEDAGLSKVVIIENSTQFDINSKSDECLGDLTISDNFMSDALKSTSLSVECSTASYTSPSTLRSSSTTVKIAMPEINELLECELSNDIIEAFRLASIRAANLYAALDFLNENVPPDSERNSYSLTIQNTDDILTRIPTNINPPAIVETLCNANRTVPDHIPNSSEASSSDIGNRPLNQAANSKTIRRKISEPIMVTEKPEVGIQDSAVTKVSEKTLNTVKVSKENTTNGKSQTAYNHHLVNPTKLQMFPKMSSDKKHIATKLAGVAIDKKVVVEPQGINLEKFFTLKGKSILSAGIPSKPSCLVKEASQPSVSNRSITNKRLETLHFAGKTSNTGSRHSDTHSKSKCSFSNSNMPSKTATKVQDSIPGSRIKTLLEKNLQHFSVACNSMDDEMVCENEEDDCFIESSNDDASISTIFSDEATSTTRVYSASCYVIPEVTCILDNLLNEVIRICELVSSRDQNFMNTKSIQCCDPRKSQRKLQVFKCGRRSVLCGNPSCAISGVAVSRERILCLIYAVICSFVFFGLHFSVYCELQ, encoded by the exons ATGGAGCCATACGAATCGACATCCAGAAACGCAATAGCAGATACGGTTCAAAGTTTACAAAACCACAGACATGATGAAGCAGTTACAGCGTTTGAGACTTTGAAATTACCTATTTCAAATTCTGCATGTACTAAGAAGTCGATAAATCGCTGTAAGATGCTACTCCGTAATTCTACTGTCAATAACTCGACGAACAATTCTAGATCAATTGTAAGTCCGCagactgttttaaaaaatcagaagctatccataaaaaaatatggtggCAACAGCATTGTTCAGTCGAGCATAAGCGATGCTTTGAACAACGAAAGAGTTCATTCACTGGCATTATcgtctcaaaaaaaaaagaagtacaCTAATAGTGAACATGCAAG ACACAAAAAGTTACAGTTGCCGGCTGCGTCAATGTCCAGTACTGTGAAAAATCCCGCAAACATAGTAACGAAGTCAGTAATGAAACCGTACAATGCAACTTCACTTGCTAAGATGAAAACTTTCCCAACAAGAGAGCTGGGAACTGAAAAGTCAGAGGTGGTGTTGATGGAAAGAAGCAATATTCAACCGCCTGCTGAAGTCAGCAAGATCAAGGCAAGGAAACCAAGGTCAAAATCCAAAACATGGACTCGAGTCTCGAACAAAATCGGAAGAGCCAGAGATACCGAAATACCATTGGAACACACCAATGATTATATACCATTAACGGGACTAAAGGCATCAGTCAATCGAGATTTCCCACTACCTAAGAAAACATCTTCACCAAAGGATATTATTCAACTGCTTGAGGAATTAATCAAGTATTCAAACCATGAAACTTCAATCCCCAGTACCCATACTGTCCCAGTTGTCACTCGATGTAACGGCCATGTGAAAGATACAAACGAGAGTACTTCTAAACCTGTAGCTTCGAAAGTAAGAAAAGAGGCCAATACAGGATCCAAATTACAGCCCTCCCAATTTAGCATTGACAACAAAATTAAAGAATCGTCCAAACATCAGTCAAGTCAGGTCAAAATCAGCGAAGCAATTGCAAAGGGTTGCAATACTTTGTCCAAGACTTTGTGTTCTGAACGAAGGCCGTCTCTCTCAAATAAGGATTTCGAATTACACTCGAACATAAATATCGAAGAAATCAAGACCAGGGCTTATACCGAAACTAATGCGAATGATGTTACGAGAGGTTATAGTAGAACCTCAATATCAAGTGTAGGATGTAGAACACACTTGAGTGAGGAGCCCAATTCAATGAGTTGCTTGTCCTCTAAATATTGTCAAGTCTCATCGACCTCACTCGCGAGTTACGAAATGTcagaagaaattatttcaaatcagATTTCAGACTCAATACTGACGTCTGACGGTTCTCAGAAAGTTGTGAATGGTTTCAAAGAACAAGTCGATGTCATAGAAAATACTCGACTACTTTCAAACAACCGCATACAACGATTCCGTAAAGATCAAAATATAGAAGTAAACAGTGATGTAATACCTAAGAAGAAATTTGCCAAGAGACATGTCAGGGCTTTGGAGATGCTTAAGAAAATTCTCAGCGATTATGGCGTGAGCAATGAACGTCTAAGCAAAGCCGAAAATAAGTCAAGGGACCGATGCAGATACGATTCAATTAAAAGAGAATTGTCAGTGACGAGGTCCTTAGATGCAAACCTTATAAATCAAGGAAATTCCGATGAAATAGTTAGCAGAATATCATCTTCCGACAGGAATTTTTCACGACTGCTCTTTAGTAAACTTGCCACATTATCTGAATCAGAGAGTGATCTTCATTACATGGAAGTTGCCACCATGACTTCAGCGAAGGATTTGGTCGTAAAAACAAACGATAATACTGAGTTGAATAGAATTGAAGCCATCTGTACTGATAAAGAAGATGCAGGTTTGAGTAAAGTTGtcataattgaaaattcaacacaATTTGATATTAATTCGAAATCCGATGAGTGCCTGGGTGATCTGACGATATCTGACAACTTTATGTCCGATGCCTTGAAAAGTACAAGCCTTTCTGTAGAATGTTCTACAGCATCATATACTTCACCATCTACGCTCCGTTCATCAAGTACCACTGTAAAGATAGCTATGCCGGAGATAAATGAGTTGTTAGAATGTGAATTATCGAATGACATCATTGAAGCTTTCAGATTAGCTTCGATTAGAGCCGCAAATTTATACGCCGCTCTTGATTTTCTTAATGAAAATGTGCCACCTGATAGTGAAAGAAACTCATATTCTCTAACTATTCAAAATACTGATGATATTCTTACACGTATTCCCACCAATATAAATCCGCCAGCAATTGTTGAAACTTTATGTAATGCCAATCGTACAGTGCCAGATCATATTCCAAACTCAAGTGAAGCTTCCAGTTCTGACATCGGTAATAGACCATTGAATCAAGCAGCTAATTCGAAGACCATTCGGAGAAAAATAAGCGAGCCGATAATGGTTACCGAAAAACCGGAAGTTGGTATTCAAGATTCAGCGGTGACAAAAGTTTCGGAGAAAACTTTGAACACCGTAAAAGTATCAAAGGAAAATACAACGAATGGTAAATCACAAACGGCGTATAACCATCACTTAGTTAATCCTACTAAGCTTCAAATGTTCCCAAAAATGTCGTCAGATAAAAAACACATAGCAACAAAATTGGCTGGTGTGGCCATTGATAAAAAAGTAGTTGTGGAACCACAAGGCATCAAtctagagaaatttttcaccttaAAAGGTAAATCTATTCTGTCTGCGGGGATTCCTTCGAAACCATCTTGTCTCGTGAAAGAAGCTAGTCAACCGAGTGTGAGTAATAGATCTATAACTAACAAGCGCCTTGAAACGTTACATTTTGCTGGAAAGACCTCAAATACGGGATCGAGACATTCGGATACCCATTCCAAGTCAAAATGTTCATTTTCAAACTCTAACATGCCGTCGAAAACTGCAACAAAGGTTCAAGACTCTATTCCTGGATCTCGTATCAAAACTTTgttagagaaaaatttgcagcATTTCAGTGTGGCCTGTAATTCGATGGACGATGAAATGGTTTgcgaaaatgaagaagatgACTGTTTCATCGAGTCAAGTAATGACGACGCATCGATCAGCACAATTTTTTCCGATGAAGCTACTTCGACAACCCGCGTATATTCGGCCAGTTGCTACGTGATTCCAGAAGTTACGTGTATTTTAGACAATCTCTTGAATGAAGTTATAAGGATCTGTGAACTTGTGTCATCAAGGGACCAAAACTTTATGAACACTAAGTCAATTCAATGCTGTGATCCGAGAAAATCTCAACGAAAATTGCAAGTCTTCAAGTGCGGAAGACGCTCGGTGCTTTGTGGAAATCCTTCGTGTGCTATTAGCGGTGTAGCGGTTTCCAGAGAACGTATTCTGTGTCTCATATACGCAGTCATCTGTTCATTCGTATTTTTCGGTCTGCATTTTTCAGTCTACTGTGAGCTTCAGTAA